One window of Saccharopolyspora phatthalungensis genomic DNA carries:
- a CDS encoding LysR family transcriptional regulator produces MFNPIHLRTLQECVRTGSFAEAGRVLGYTASAVSQQMVLLERAIGATLFERSARSARSTALAIRLADRSRDALGALDALEREVRSMVAGEEGSLRLASFATANARVLPDVLAAVIAQRPSAEVQLDEGEPDEVLDGVLDGVLDAAVVFEYDLDPRQWPIELCVEELMAEPLRLALPETHRLAGAPEVDLRELAGDAWICTRQDTSGARALVRLAAAVGFVPKITFRSNDYAVIRDLVARDLGVAVLPGLAIPDDRVRISRIAGWQPHRRVKALYRKQNTNPLLPIALECLAKSCAQVANDWHGEPEAS; encoded by the coding sequence GTGTTCAACCCGATCCACTTGAGGACGCTGCAGGAATGCGTCCGTACCGGCTCGTTCGCCGAGGCCGGGCGGGTGCTCGGCTACACCGCATCCGCCGTGTCCCAGCAGATGGTGCTGCTGGAACGCGCGATCGGCGCGACGCTGTTCGAGCGCTCCGCGCGCAGTGCTCGCAGCACCGCGCTGGCGATCCGGCTCGCCGACCGCAGCCGCGACGCGCTCGGCGCGCTCGACGCGCTGGAGCGCGAGGTCCGGTCGATGGTCGCCGGCGAGGAAGGCAGCCTGCGGCTGGCCAGTTTCGCGACCGCCAACGCCCGGGTGCTGCCGGACGTGCTCGCCGCCGTGATCGCCCAACGGCCCAGCGCCGAGGTCCAACTCGACGAGGGCGAACCGGACGAGGTGCTCGACGGTGTGCTCGACGGCGTCCTGGACGCCGCCGTGGTGTTCGAGTACGACCTGGACCCCCGGCAGTGGCCGATCGAGCTGTGCGTGGAGGAACTGATGGCCGAACCGCTGCGGCTCGCGCTGCCCGAGACGCACCGGCTCGCCGGAGCCCCCGAGGTGGACCTGCGCGAGCTCGCCGGGGACGCCTGGATCTGCACCCGGCAGGACACCTCGGGCGCGCGGGCGCTGGTGCGACTGGCCGCCGCGGTCGGCTTCGTACCGAAAATCACCTTCCGCAGCAACGACTATGCCGTGATCCGGGACCTGGTGGCCCGCGATCTCGGGGTGGCGGTGCTGCCGGGGCTAGCGATCCCGGACGATCGCGTGCGGATTTCCCGGATCGCCGGCTGGCAGCCGCACCGCCGGGTCAAGGCGCTGTACCGCAAGCAGAACACCAACCCGCTGCTGCCGATCGCGCTGGAATGCCTGGCCAAGTCCTGCGCCCAGGTGGCCAACGACTGGCACGGGGAACCGGAGGCGTCATGA
- a CDS encoding thiamine pyrophosphate-dependent enzyme, whose translation MSDKTEPVDEHFRNAVAALPPRPPATSGLAEELLALFDAQAGSRHLDLRARLLGSQGKGFYSIGSSGHESNAAVAAALRPTDPALLHYRSGGFYVRRGLQVPGQHPLRDVLLGIVASADEPISAGRHKVFGNAELSVIPQTSTIASHLPRAVGLAFSLGRAAKLGVPATWPADSVVVCSFGDASANHSTATGAINSALHCAFQGLPMPLLLVCEDNGIGISVRTPQGWIESTYGDRNGLRYFTVDGADPLRCLAVAKEAADWVRENRAPAFLHLRTVRLMGHAGSDVESGYRSRTEITGDYRRDPLLATAKALVDNGILRPDQVLSRYEDKRAEVARIADEALGRRKLRSAAEVMATICQDRPDAVARRAGEVPPRRQESFGDRLPESEGPLTLAQAINRSLADELARDPRVVVFGEDVSRKGGVYGVTRGLRKKFGGSKVFDTLLDEQSILGTALGAGLAGLLPIPEIQYLAYVHNAADQLRGEGSTLSFFSNGQYRNPMVLRIAGYGYQKGFGGHFHNDNSVAALRDLPGVVIASPSRPDDAAAMLRTCVAAAHEDGRMSVFLEPIALYHRRDLHEPGDGGWLARYPAPGEHHVPIGRARGYGDGDDLTLVSFGNGVPMSLRVANRLRERGIGVRVLDLRWLAPLPIEDLLAAAGATGRVLVVDETRRSGGVSEPVVTALVDGGFDGPIARATSEDSFIPLGAAAYHVLLDEDTVETAALELAKK comes from the coding sequence ATGAGCGACAAGACCGAGCCGGTCGACGAGCACTTCCGGAACGCGGTCGCCGCGTTGCCACCTCGACCACCCGCGACGTCCGGGCTGGCCGAGGAGTTGCTGGCATTGTTCGACGCCCAGGCCGGTAGCAGGCACCTGGACTTGCGGGCGCGGCTGCTGGGTTCGCAGGGGAAGGGCTTCTACAGCATCGGTTCGTCCGGGCACGAGTCCAACGCCGCGGTCGCCGCCGCGCTGCGGCCGACGGATCCGGCGTTGCTGCACTACCGCTCCGGCGGTTTCTACGTGCGCCGCGGGTTGCAGGTGCCGGGCCAGCACCCGCTGCGCGACGTGCTGCTGGGCATCGTCGCCTCGGCCGACGAGCCGATTTCCGCCGGGCGGCACAAGGTTTTCGGTAATGCCGAACTGTCCGTCATCCCGCAGACCTCGACCATCGCCTCGCACCTGCCACGCGCGGTCGGATTGGCGTTCTCGCTGGGCCGGGCGGCCAAGCTCGGGGTGCCGGCGACCTGGCCCGCGGACTCCGTGGTGGTGTGCAGTTTCGGCGACGCCTCGGCCAACCACTCCACCGCGACCGGCGCGATCAACTCGGCATTGCACTGCGCTTTCCAGGGCTTGCCGATGCCGTTGCTGCTGGTGTGCGAGGACAACGGCATCGGCATCAGCGTGCGCACGCCGCAGGGCTGGATCGAGTCCACCTATGGTGACCGCAACGGCTTGCGGTACTTCACCGTCGACGGCGCGGATCCGCTGCGTTGCCTGGCGGTGGCCAAGGAGGCCGCGGACTGGGTTCGGGAGAACCGCGCTCCGGCTTTCCTGCACCTGAGGACGGTGCGGTTGATGGGGCACGCCGGGTCGGACGTGGAGTCCGGTTACCGGTCCCGAACCGAGATAACCGGGGATTACCGACGCGATCCGCTGCTGGCCACGGCAAAGGCGCTCGTCGACAACGGGATTCTGCGGCCCGACCAGGTGCTCTCGCGCTACGAGGACAAGCGTGCCGAGGTCGCGCGAATCGCCGATGAGGCGCTTGGCCGGCGAAAGCTGCGCAGCGCCGCCGAGGTGATGGCCACGATCTGCCAGGACCGACCGGACGCCGTCGCACGCCGGGCGGGCGAGGTTCCCCCGCGACGCCAGGAATCCTTCGGCGACCGGCTCCCGGAATCCGAGGGGCCGCTGACCCTGGCGCAGGCGATCAACCGGTCGCTGGCCGACGAACTGGCCCGCGACCCGCGCGTCGTGGTCTTCGGCGAAGATGTCTCCCGCAAGGGTGGGGTGTACGGCGTGACGCGCGGGCTGCGCAAGAAGTTCGGCGGCAGCAAGGTGTTCGACACGCTGCTGGACGAGCAGAGCATCTTGGGCACCGCGCTCGGCGCCGGGTTGGCCGGCCTGCTGCCGATCCCCGAGATCCAGTACCTCGCCTACGTCCACAACGCGGCCGACCAACTGCGCGGTGAGGGCAGCACGCTGAGCTTCTTCTCCAACGGCCAGTACCGGAACCCGATGGTCCTGCGCATCGCCGGTTATGGATACCAGAAGGGCTTCGGCGGTCACTTCCACAACGACAACAGCGTCGCCGCCCTGCGCGACCTGCCTGGCGTGGTGATCGCATCGCCGTCCCGGCCGGACGATGCCGCCGCGATGTTGCGCACCTGCGTGGCGGCCGCGCACGAGGACGGCCGGATGAGCGTGTTCCTGGAGCCGATCGCGCTCTACCACAGACGCGACCTGCATGAACCCGGCGATGGCGGGTGGCTGGCGCGGTATCCCGCGCCCGGCGAACACCACGTGCCGATCGGGCGCGCCCGTGGGTATGGCGACGGCGACGACCTCACCCTGGTCAGCTTCGGCAACGGTGTGCCGATGAGCCTGCGAGTCGCGAACCGGCTGCGGGAGCGCGGTATCGGGGTCCGCGTGCTCGACCTGCGGTGGCTGGCGCCGCTGCCGATCGAGGACCTGCTCGCCGCGGCAGGTGCGACCGGCCGGGTCCTGGTGGTGGACGAAACCCGGCGCAGCGGAGGCGTTTCCGAACCGGTGGTGACGGCGCTCGTCGACGGTGGGTTCGACGGCCCGATCGCCAGAGCCACCAGCGAGGACAGTTTCATCCCGCTCGGCGCGGCGGCCTACCACGTTCTCCTCGACGAAGACACCGTCGAAACGGCGGCCCTGGAACTCGCGAAGAAGTGA
- a CDS encoding wax ester/triacylglycerol synthase family O-acyltransferase — translation MATMSEVNALDWAFLCLEQETAPMHVGAVAVFQPTEPVPRVRLMELLAERAQCIARLRLRIDQSWLPGQARWAEARDFDAADHVHSHQVPSPGGREELAELISDLIAYPLDRRRPLWELHLITGLDGGRFAVLVKFHHALVDGRDAVEVGLGLLDGFVPAAQAPPSPRGGALDLLRRPQQLIDTVRGTLSKSGESLSIASSVVRNMRVPLPDSPLRASSSVARRLALIPIDLADLRRIRARHGGTTNDVVLAVLTGALRRWLADRGHPLDELPVRALIPVSRRRGNNTRGNNQLSGYLCDLPVGESDPVARLQAIRADMGRNKSAGPLRGPGAFPVLAGRMPQIVHQVATPLAGQSAALLFDTVITNVPLPDLPATLNGAALTELFPVAPLAPGHALSLAVSQYRDTVHVGVQANRAALPDLEKFSAALPLSVAELDDWS, via the coding sequence ATGGCGACGATGAGTGAGGTCAACGCGCTTGACTGGGCGTTTCTGTGCCTGGAACAGGAGACTGCACCGATGCATGTCGGTGCGGTCGCGGTGTTCCAGCCGACGGAACCGGTGCCCCGGGTGCGGCTGATGGAGCTGCTGGCCGAGCGGGCCCAGTGCATCGCGCGGCTACGGCTGCGGATCGACCAGTCGTGGCTCCCGGGCCAAGCCCGCTGGGCGGAAGCGCGCGACTTCGATGCGGCCGACCACGTGCACAGCCACCAGGTGCCGTCGCCGGGTGGCCGGGAGGAACTGGCCGAGCTGATCTCGGACCTGATCGCCTACCCCCTGGACCGGCGTCGTCCGCTGTGGGAGCTGCATCTGATCACCGGCCTGGACGGCGGCCGGTTCGCGGTGCTGGTGAAGTTCCACCACGCTTTGGTCGACGGCAGGGACGCCGTCGAGGTGGGTTTGGGGCTGCTCGACGGCTTCGTACCTGCGGCGCAGGCACCGCCTAGCCCGCGCGGCGGCGCGCTGGACTTGCTCCGGCGACCGCAGCAGCTGATCGACACGGTGCGCGGAACCCTGTCGAAATCCGGTGAATCGCTGAGCATCGCCTCGTCGGTGGTGCGCAACATGCGGGTGCCGCTCCCGGATTCCCCGCTGCGCGCTTCCTCGTCGGTGGCGCGGCGCCTGGCACTGATCCCGATCGACCTGGCCGACCTGCGGCGGATCCGCGCCCGGCACGGCGGCACCACTAACGACGTGGTCCTCGCGGTGCTCACCGGTGCGCTTCGCCGGTGGCTGGCAGACCGCGGACACCCGCTCGACGAATTGCCGGTGCGGGCGCTGATCCCGGTTAGCCGGCGGCGCGGCAACAACACGCGTGGGAACAACCAGCTTTCCGGCTACCTCTGCGACCTGCCGGTGGGGGAGTCGGACCCGGTTGCGCGGTTGCAGGCGATCCGGGCCGACATGGGCCGCAACAAGAGCGCGGGTCCGCTGCGCGGGCCCGGCGCGTTCCCGGTGCTGGCCGGGCGGATGCCGCAGATCGTGCACCAGGTGGCCACCCCGTTGGCCGGGCAGAGCGCGGCACTGCTGTTCGACACGGTGATCACCAACGTGCCGCTGCCGGACCTCCCGGCCACGTTGAACGGAGCGGCACTGACCGAGCTTTTCCCGGTGGCCCCGCTGGCGCCCGGGCATGCGTTGTCCCTCGCGGTGTCGCAGTACCGCGACACTGTGCACGTCGGCGTGCAAGCCAACCGCGCGGCGCTGCCGGACCTAGAGAAGTTCAGTGCGGCGTTGCCGCTGTCGGTGGCAGAACTCGACGACTGGTCGTAA
- a CDS encoding carboxylesterase/lipase family protein: protein MDLVVRTEYGAVRGTADGELSVFKGIPYAAPLDGARRFQAPLAPERWGGVRDASAFSASVPQLAMVPGLPAVWHPGDSTDCLSLNVWTPDRGGGLPVMVWLHGGAFLGGTSDALSYDGAGLARAGVVVVTVNYRVGYEGFGWVSDAPANRGILDQLAALHWVHNNIAAFGGDPDNLTIFGESAGGTSVATLLGGSAGTGLFRRAIAQSVGSLFCDEDESRELGELIIGRLGVRATAEALGELPPEAVHGAQMPAMMEMNQNRSAWTNATPYAVVLDGLVLSELPWVALRGGAGRGVDLISGYLTDEGRLFTVDLPAEAQDPAELAQGLRLAPSMVDEYRTGFPGIGDADLYTLMVSDQVFRMPSLWCAEGHAAGGGRSYLYEFAWPSPARGGALGACHGLDVPFTFGVAESELTQPMFGGAPPPEFEALSGELRKAWVSFAATGDPGWPPYTTADRRARVWNVPSTVVADPIATSRKIWQRHFSA from the coding sequence GTGGATCTTGTAGTCCGGACCGAGTACGGCGCAGTCCGTGGCACCGCCGACGGTGAACTGAGCGTCTTCAAGGGGATTCCGTACGCGGCACCGCTGGACGGCGCGCGGCGGTTTCAGGCCCCATTGGCCCCGGAGCGTTGGGGTGGCGTGCGCGACGCCTCGGCGTTCAGCGCATCGGTGCCGCAGCTGGCGATGGTGCCGGGCCTCCCGGCGGTGTGGCATCCCGGCGACAGCACTGACTGCCTCAGCCTCAATGTGTGGACCCCGGACCGCGGCGGCGGCCTGCCGGTGATGGTCTGGCTGCACGGCGGCGCGTTCTTGGGCGGCACCAGTGACGCCCTGTCCTACGACGGCGCCGGATTGGCCCGCGCCGGCGTGGTCGTGGTGACGGTGAATTATCGGGTCGGCTACGAGGGTTTCGGTTGGGTCTCCGACGCCCCGGCCAACCGCGGCATCCTGGACCAGCTCGCCGCGCTGCACTGGGTGCACAACAACATCGCCGCCTTCGGCGGGGACCCGGACAACCTGACGATCTTCGGCGAATCCGCCGGCGGCACCTCGGTGGCCACGCTGCTCGGCGGCTCTGCCGGAACTGGGCTGTTCCGTCGCGCCATCGCGCAGAGCGTCGGCAGCCTGTTCTGCGACGAAGACGAAAGCCGCGAGCTCGGTGAGCTGATCATCGGCAGGCTGGGAGTGCGTGCCACCGCGGAGGCGCTCGGGGAGCTGCCGCCGGAGGCGGTGCACGGGGCGCAGATGCCCGCGATGATGGAGATGAACCAGAACCGCTCGGCTTGGACCAACGCCACGCCGTATGCGGTCGTCCTCGACGGCTTAGTGCTCAGCGAACTGCCGTGGGTTGCGCTGCGCGGCGGCGCGGGCCGCGGTGTCGACCTGATCAGCGGTTACCTGACCGACGAGGGCCGATTGTTCACGGTGGACCTGCCGGCCGAGGCACAGGATCCGGCGGAGTTGGCGCAAGGACTGCGGCTCGCACCGTCGATGGTCGACGAGTACCGCACCGGATTCCCCGGTATCGGCGATGCGGACCTGTACACCCTGATGGTCAGCGACCAGGTGTTCCGGATGCCGTCGCTGTGGTGCGCCGAGGGACACGCCGCCGGTGGTGGGCGCAGCTACCTGTACGAATTCGCCTGGCCGAGCCCGGCGCGCGGCGGCGCGCTTGGCGCGTGCCACGGGTTGGACGTGCCGTTCACCTTCGGCGTCGCCGAGAGCGAGCTGACCCAGCCGATGTTCGGTGGCGCGCCCCCGCCCGAATTCGAGGCCCTGTCGGGGGAGCTGCGCAAGGCCTGGGTTTCCTTTGCCGCCACGGGCGATCCGGGCTGGCCCCCCTACACCACCGCCGATCGCCGGGCCCGGGTGTGGAACGTCCCCTCGACGGTGGTCGCCGACCCGATCGCCACGTCGCGCAAGATCTGGCAGCGCCACTTCTCGGCGTGA
- a CDS encoding Glu/Leu/Phe/Val family dehydrogenase — translation MRDLLQEIDEWGPEKVVCVSDARTGMRGVLVIDNTARGTGKGGTRMSPTVTVGEIARLARVMTWKWAAVDLFHGGAKAGIFADPDSPNKERIVRAFARRLADQIPASYVAGLDMGMTEHDAAIIQDELGDRGAAVGVPESLGGVPYDQLGVTGHGVAEAVDAALARQGRGVAGARVAVQGFGAVGAAAAKRLHELGAQLVALSTIDGSVHDPAGLDVPRWLDARAEFGDACVAKASADQRIPRGEELVVDCDVLIPAAGQDVIDEAVAARIRAGLVVEGANLPTTPKAREVLAAREVTVVPDFIANAGGAIAAGFAMDARHSAFRPEPAAILRTVAERTRANTVLVLDTARAEGVLPHHAALGLAKQRVRTAMELRGRVPEPATA, via the coding sequence GTGCGTGATCTGTTGCAGGAGATCGACGAGTGGGGCCCGGAGAAGGTCGTGTGCGTCTCGGACGCACGCACCGGCATGCGCGGCGTGCTGGTCATCGACAACACCGCCCGCGGCACCGGCAAAGGCGGCACCCGGATGAGCCCGACCGTCACCGTCGGCGAGATCGCCCGGCTGGCCCGCGTGATGACCTGGAAGTGGGCCGCGGTCGACCTCTTTCACGGCGGCGCGAAGGCGGGCATCTTCGCCGATCCGGACTCGCCGAACAAGGAGCGGATCGTGCGGGCCTTCGCGCGGCGGCTGGCCGACCAGATCCCGGCCAGCTACGTCGCCGGGCTGGACATGGGGATGACCGAGCACGACGCGGCGATCATCCAGGACGAGCTCGGCGATCGTGGCGCGGCGGTCGGCGTGCCGGAGTCGCTGGGCGGGGTGCCCTACGACCAGCTGGGCGTGACCGGTCATGGCGTCGCCGAGGCAGTGGACGCGGCGCTGGCGCGGCAGGGCCGCGGCGTTGCCGGGGCGCGGGTCGCGGTGCAGGGCTTCGGCGCCGTCGGGGCGGCTGCGGCGAAGCGGCTGCATGAGCTCGGCGCCCAGCTCGTCGCGTTGTCCACAATAGACGGATCGGTGCACGATCCGGCCGGGCTCGACGTGCCCCGGTGGCTGGATGCCCGCGCCGAGTTCGGCGACGCGTGTGTGGCCAAGGCGTCGGCCGATCAACGGATACCGCGCGGCGAGGAGCTCGTGGTGGACTGCGACGTGCTGATCCCGGCCGCCGGGCAGGACGTCATCGACGAAGCCGTCGCGGCCCGGATCCGGGCCGGGTTGGTGGTGGAGGGCGCGAACCTGCCCACCACGCCCAAGGCCCGCGAAGTGCTGGCGGCCCGCGAGGTCACCGTGGTGCCGGACTTCATCGCCAACGCCGGCGGCGCCATCGCGGCCGGTTTCGCGATGGACGCTCGGCATTCCGCGTTCCGGCCGGAACCGGCGGCGATCCTGCGGACCGTGGCCGAGCGGACCCGCGCCAACACCGTGCTGGTGCTGGACACGGCGCGGGCCGAAGGGGTGCTGCCGCACCATGCCGCGCTGGGCCTGGCCAAGCAGCGCGTGCGAACTGCGATGGAGCTGCGGGGCCGGGTGCCCGAGCCCGCCACCGCATGA
- a CDS encoding transposase: protein MSHVRALTRGDRRRNERLTRLRSIVRREFAVVAVDLALAKQAAVVADHDSRVLGRRMFSGDAWVIDDILDWAGPVAAKAGFAGVVLGCEPTGHRWKPLLDRARARGVELVCVNPMLVHRGREEEDFTRDRSDFKDATIIAKRVAELRCYVPYVLEGHWCRLRHLGARRADQLVAAGSARQRLRDLLECAWPAVLSTASKPLDTLTWRVAMAVSTDPARIMAMGFDAFAAAVRDELPRWGGSRRNLRILRAIFDAARTPGGVATEQAAACERAAYALDDWHHALGQLADVEARMIEVLDTLELSTLVTTITGLSVVGAAAILAETGDPARFDCARTWVKHAGLCPRANESGNFHGITTVSRRGRPGLRTAAWRAIWGALTHNPVYTARYTHLTTRETNPLRPGQARTALAAALLRQLFVVVTRRVAWDPAVAAGTTKEVAPQAA from the coding sequence GTGTCTCATGTCAGGGCGCTTACGCGCGGTGATCGTCGTCGGAACGAGCGGCTGACCCGGTTGCGATCGATCGTGCGCCGCGAGTTCGCGGTGGTCGCGGTCGATCTGGCCTTGGCCAAGCAGGCGGCGGTGGTCGCCGATCACGATTCGCGGGTGCTGGGCCGACGCATGTTCAGCGGGGATGCGTGGGTGATCGATGACATCCTGGACTGGGCCGGGCCGGTCGCCGCCAAGGCGGGGTTCGCCGGTGTGGTGCTGGGGTGCGAGCCGACCGGGCATCGCTGGAAGCCGCTGCTGGACCGGGCCCGCGCTCGCGGAGTTGAGCTGGTGTGTGTGAACCCGATGCTGGTGCACCGTGGCCGGGAGGAAGAGGACTTCACCCGCGACCGGTCGGACTTCAAAGACGCCACGATCATCGCCAAACGCGTCGCGGAACTGCGCTGTTACGTGCCCTATGTGCTGGAGGGGCACTGGTGTCGCCTGCGGCATCTGGGGGCTCGCCGTGCCGATCAGCTTGTTGCCGCGGGGTCGGCCCGGCAGCGTTTGCGTGATCTGCTGGAGTGTGCCTGGCCTGCGGTGCTGTCCACCGCGAGCAAGCCTTTGGACACGCTGACCTGGCGGGTGGCCATGGCGGTGTCCACCGACCCGGCCCGGATCATGGCGATGGGCTTTGATGCCTTTGCCGCGGCAGTGCGTGACGAACTTCCCCGCTGGGGTGGCAGCCGCCGCAATCTGCGCATTCTGCGCGCGATCTTCGACGCCGCTCGCACACCTGGCGGGGTTGCTACCGAGCAAGCCGCGGCCTGCGAACGAGCGGCCTACGCACTCGACGACTGGCACCATGCCCTGGGGCAGCTCGCCGACGTTGAGGCCCGCATGATCGAGGTCCTCGACACCCTGGAACTGTCCACGTTGGTCACCACCATCACGGGGTTGTCGGTCGTCGGGGCCGCCGCCATCCTCGCCGAGACCGGCGACCCAGCGCGCTTCGACTGTGCCCGAACCTGGGTCAAGCATGCGGGGTTGTGCCCACGTGCCAACGAATCCGGGAACTTTCACGGCATCACCACGGTCTCCCGCCGCGGCCGCCCCGGACTGCGCACCGCCGCTTGGCGGGCCATCTGGGGCGCACTGACCCACAACCCGGTCTACACCGCCCGCTATACGCACCTGACCACCCGTGAAACCAACCCGCTGCGCCCGGGACAAGCCCGCACGGCCCTCGCAGCGGCACTGCTGCGACAGCTGTTCGTGGTCGTCACCCGCCGGGTGGCCTGGGATCCGGCGGTTGCCGCCGGCACTACGAAGGAGGTGGCGCCGCAGGCCGCATAG
- a CDS encoding FAD-binding oxidoreductase, whose protein sequence is MSGTAEKALAALRAGLPEPVLLTDPDSVARFAHDDAEWAPYGKPLAVARTTSTDDVVAVVRICAELGIPVVPRGAGTGLSGGANAIDGCVLISLQGMDEILEVNPREQLAVVQPGVVNDDLRAACREHGAWYPPDPASSPWSTIGGNVATNAGGVCCVKYGVTRDYVLGLEAVVGNGDVVRLGRRTAKGVAGYDLCGLFVGSEGTLGVITEITVKLLPGLRAPERTVVGYFDSLVEAGEAVAAVAAAGVVPSALELLDRHCLKAVDEWKNMGLSAEANVLLLGRSDAPGAAGEQEVDALLRCFDAAGATWSARSTDEHEADALFAARRLAYPALERLGPVLTEDVCVPRAKVPEMLGRIEAAARRHDTRIANIAHAGDGNLHPLIITPPGDEEARLRAQRAFDDIVADAISLGGTVTGEHGVGLLKRKGLHAELSPAVIGMHQAVKSAVDPAGIFNPGKVFGDPDR, encoded by the coding sequence ATGTCGGGCACGGCGGAGAAGGCACTTGCGGCGCTACGCGCGGGACTGCCGGAGCCGGTGCTGTTGACCGACCCCGATTCCGTTGCTCGCTTCGCGCACGACGATGCCGAATGGGCCCCGTACGGCAAGCCGCTGGCGGTGGCGCGCACGACCAGCACCGATGATGTGGTCGCCGTGGTGCGGATCTGCGCCGAGCTGGGAATTCCGGTGGTGCCGCGAGGTGCCGGGACCGGTCTGTCGGGCGGTGCGAACGCGATCGACGGTTGCGTGCTCATCTCCTTGCAGGGGATGGACGAGATCCTGGAGGTCAATCCGCGGGAGCAACTGGCGGTGGTGCAGCCGGGCGTGGTCAACGACGATCTGCGGGCGGCCTGCCGCGAGCACGGGGCCTGGTATCCACCGGACCCGGCCAGCTCGCCGTGGTCGACCATCGGCGGCAACGTCGCCACCAACGCCGGTGGCGTGTGCTGCGTGAAGTACGGCGTGACCCGCGACTACGTTCTGGGCCTGGAGGCTGTCGTCGGCAACGGCGACGTGGTGCGGTTGGGGCGCCGCACCGCCAAAGGCGTTGCCGGTTACGACCTGTGCGGGCTGTTCGTGGGCTCCGAAGGCACGCTCGGGGTGATCACCGAGATCACCGTGAAGCTGCTGCCCGGCCTGCGCGCCCCGGAGCGCACCGTGGTCGGTTACTTCGATTCCCTTGTGGAGGCAGGAGAAGCGGTGGCTGCCGTCGCGGCGGCCGGGGTGGTTCCCTCGGCGCTGGAACTGCTCGACCGGCACTGCCTGAAGGCGGTCGACGAGTGGAAGAACATGGGCCTGAGCGCGGAGGCGAACGTGTTGCTGCTCGGCCGTTCGGACGCGCCTGGCGCAGCGGGGGAACAGGAAGTCGACGCGCTGCTGCGCTGCTTCGACGCGGCGGGTGCGACCTGGAGCGCCCGATCCACCGACGAGCACGAGGCGGACGCGCTGTTCGCCGCGCGCCGACTGGCGTACCCGGCGCTGGAACGGCTCGGCCCGGTGCTCACCGAGGACGTGTGCGTGCCGCGCGCGAAGGTGCCGGAGATGCTGGGCCGCATCGAGGCGGCGGCGCGGCGCCACGACACCCGGATAGCCAACATCGCGCACGCCGGAGACGGCAACCTGCACCCCCTGATCATCACGCCGCCCGGCGACGAGGAAGCCCGGCTGCGCGCGCAACGGGCCTTCGACGACATCGTCGCGGACGCCATTTCCTTGGGCGGCACCGTGACCGGGGAGCACGGCGTGGGCCTGCTCAAGCGCAAGGGCTTGCACGCCGAGCTCAGCCCGGCGGTGATCGGCATGCACCAAGCGGTCAAAAGCGCCGTCGATCCCGCCGGGATCTTCAACCCCGGCAAGGTCTTCGGCGATCCGGACCGCTGA